Within Tuberibacillus sp. Marseille-P3662, the genomic segment ATATAAGGGAGATCAATGATTTGATCACGATTAAGGTCCTGAAGAGCTTCATTATACCTCTCCCAGTGACCAAGCCTTTGCTCATTAATGGCTTCCGCGTGCTCTAATTGAGCATATAGATAAGCCGCATTCAAATCACTCGGAAGCAAGCTTGAGCCAATATCCACCCAAGAATATTTGTCCACCTGCCCGCGCAAAAATTGCTTGCGATTCGTTCCCTTTTCTCGAATAATTTCCGCCCTGTCTGCAAGGGAAGGGTCATTCACCAATAATGCGCCGCCTTCACCACTAGTATAGTTCTTTGTCTCGTGAAAACTATAACAACCTAAATGGCCAATTCCCCCGAGCGGCCGGTCCATATATGTACTCATCACACCTTGAGCCGCATCTTCAACGACGTACAATTGATATTGGTCAGCTACTGCCATCACCTGAGCCATGTCACAAGCAACACCCGCATAGTGAACGACCACCACCGCTTTTGTCCGTTCCGTAATTGCAGCTTCAATCAGCTGCTCATTTATGTTCAAGGTATCTGGCCGAATATCAACGAATACAATACGAGCACCCCGTAGCGCGAAGGCATTAGCTGTTGATGTGAAAGTGTAGGAAGGCATAATCACTTCATCACCTTCCCTAATATCTAATAAAACCGCACTTAACTCAAGTGCGTGCGTACAGGATGGCGTTAACAGAGCTTTATATGCCTTTGTGTGACTTTCAAGCCACTTCTCGCACTTTTTAGTATAGGCGCCGTCGCCTGATAAACCACCATGATTGATGGCCGATAGTACATATTGCTCCTCGTGTCCGGTGACTGCCGGACGATTAAATGGTATCATCATGATCACCTACGCTGATTGACTTGAGACGATAAGGCCGGAGATGACCAACAATAATCCGATGACTTTTAGCCAACCAATCGACTCGTTAAAAACCATTGCTGAAAGAAATACGACCAACACAAATGATAAACTCATGAATGGATATGCATAACTAATCGCAAATTTGGTCATCGCTGCCATCCAAAATAACGCCGCCACAAAGGCAGCTGCCAATCCCGAGAATACAAAGGGATCAAACACCAATTTAAATAAAAACAAGAACTTATCCCACAGGTCTTCCGGCAAGCCTTCAGTTTGATTCATGCGCCACTTTAAAATAAGTTGTCCATAAACGGTAAAGACGATCGTTCCAATGATATAAATATAGCCCATACTTGAGCCCCCTAGCTTTATGGCTGAACTTTATGATAAACATCAACCACCTCTTTAAAGGTGAAACCGAGGGAATGATATAAATTGACCACCGGCAGATTGGCTGCCGAAACGGAACTCGACAATGATGAGTGACCAAGTGAAAACAAATGGCGGCACGCTTCACTCCAGAAATACTTAGCCATGCCTCGGCCGCGAAAAGTGGGTTTTAAAGCATGCAGTAAAATGCGTTCATCATGATAAGCGAAAAAACCGGCAAGCTCTTGTTTATAATACAATGCTAACACGCCACCGCTGTCCGCAATATCATACAACCAATTCACGTACCTTTGATCAGCCTGCTCAGGGTCAATATGAAAATCCCGGTGAAAACGGTCATACGTGAACGTGTTCCGGCACATGGGTGTAAGAGTGTCCACTTGTTCGACTTGCTTCACCGATACAAACTGTTCGTAAACCGGGGTGAACCCACCTCTATCACACACAGGTTCCAAGAGTGTATCACAATAGTAAAAACCATGTTTATGTAACAACTCCTTAGACACCAAAGGAGGAACCTTAATGGAAAAGTGGCCGTCAAGACCCTTTATCGCATTTAACGTCTCGGTATCACATGTCGCAACTTCATAGGTCTTATACCCTAAAGCCCGCTCATCCCAAGGGGTTTCAATCACTTTGTTCATAGCGCTCACCTTTTTGCTTCAGCATTCTGACAGGTTCCTCATCAAAGCCAATTTTGCTACGAATGACGTAGAGGGGCCGTGCCTTAGTCTCATCAAAAACTTTACCAATATATAGACCAATAATACCTAGATTGGCAAACAAAAGACCGCCAATAAAATAAATGGATACCATGACGCTTGTCCAACCGGCAACAGGCTGGTACAGGAATAAATATTTATAAATCAAAAAACAGCCATATAAAAAGGATATCAAGGCCACCATAAATCCAAATTTAATTGATAATCGCAAAGGCTTATTCGATTGAGAAGTAATGCTATCCAACGCAAACCGAAGTAATTTTTTCAGAGAATAGCTGGACTGGCCACTATGGCGCTCGGCATGTTCAACATTCACTGCCGTCCACCGAAATCCCAACCATTTTAGAGACAACGGATAAGAACGACTCTGTTCCCGAAGCGTAATCACTTCATTAATGACTTGCCGTGAACAGATGCTAAAATTAGCAATAGTGTGATCAAAGGGTTCATCTGTCAAATAACTATATAATGCATAGAACATTTTTGAGGATAATCGCTTAAAGAAACGATCTTTCCGTTCCGTCCGTCTGGCAAAGACGATATCATAACCCGTTTGCGCTTGTTCATAGAGCTTAGGAATTTCCTCAGGCTGATCTTGTAGATCGCAATCCATGACCACCACCCAGTCACCTTTGGTATAATCTAACCCTGCAGTGATTGCATGATGCTGGCCAAAATTGCGTGATAACGCTATTGCTTTGATGCGTATGTCTTGATCACACAATTGCTGCATCACCGGCCACGCCTCATCTGGACTTTGATCATTGACCAAAATCACTTCAAAGTGAGGAGTGATCGGTTCTAAGGTGTTCCGGAGTCTTTGATAGAGTTCCTTAAGACACGATGCACACCCATAGACAGGAGCAACGACTGAAATATCTGGTTTATACGATGTTGTTGTCAATATACCATGCCACCGTTTCACGAAGGCCATCAGCTAAAGGAATTTCTGCTTTCCATCTCAATTCATTCTCGATTTTTTCTGGATTAATCGAATAACGACGGTCATGACCGGGGCGATCTTGGACAAAGGTGATCAAATCACGGTAGCTGCCGATGTTTGCAGACGACCTGACGGATTGATATTCGTCTAATAACTCACAAATCTTCTCTGCAATATGAATGTTATATTGCTCATTTCGACCACCGATATTATAGACCTCACCGCTCTGACCATGATGAAAAACGAGATCGACTGCGCGGCAGTGATCCTTCACATGCAGCCAATCCCGGACTTGTTTGCCATCGCCGTAAATTGGAATCGCTTGTTCCGCTAAGGCCTTCCGGATGATTGTTGGAATTAATTTTTCACTATGTTGCCGCGGACCATAATTGTTAGAACAATTCGTAATCACGGCATCCAGTCCGTACGTTTGCTGATAGCTTCTGACTAACATTGCAGCCCCAGCCTTGGATGCGCTGTAGGGATTATTAGGTGTATACGGGGATGTCTCGAGAAACGCCGTTTCATCCGGTCGTAATGTCCCATAGACCTCATCTGTTGAAATGTGATGAAATCTTCCCTCTTTAGACTGCCCGCGGTCAATCCAATGGCGCTTCGCCTTTTTCAATAACTCATAGGTTCCAAGTAAGTTGGTTTTAATAAACGGATCCGGTTCATGAATCGCATTATCAACATGGGATTCCGCCGCAAAGTGAATAAGATCAGTAATCCCATAGTTCGTAAACACTTGTTCTAAAATCTCACTGTCACCAATATCGCCTTTAATAAATTGATAATTTGGATGCTGTTCAACCGCCTGTAGGCGATCCGCGTTTCCTGCATAAGTGAGTTTATCCATATTAATGATCGTATCCTGGGGATGTTGATCTAAATAATATAAGATAAAATTCGAACCAATGAACCCGGATCCGCCGGTTACTAAAACTGTTCTTCCACTATCGTTATTCAGCATTCTCCATCCACCCAAAATCTCCATGGTGACCGCCAAAAATGGGGTCCCAGTATTGTTGTCTGTGTTTGCTTTTCGCTATGTCAAACAAATATTGCCCATAAGCATTATTTTTATACTGCTCCGCTCGTGTCGTCAGCTGTTCTTGATTAATATTCCCCATATAATAAGCAATTTCTTCTAAACAAGCGACTTTAAATCCTTGACGGAGCTCAATGTTTTTCATAAATTCGGATGCTTCGTGCAGGTACTCATGTGTCCCCACATCCATCCACACAAACCCGCGTCCAAGCAACTCAACATGCAACTGCCCCTGCTCACGGTATAGATTATTCAAGTCCGTGATTTCTAGTTCACCTCGATGAGAGGGTTTCAAAGATTTCGCGTATTCCACCACTTGATTGTCGTAAAAATATAATCCAGTGACAGCAAAATCCGATTTTGGTTGTTTTGGCTTCTCTTCAATTGACAGCACACGTTTGTGATCGTCAAAATCAACGACACCAAATCGCTCCGGATCTTTAACACGGTGGCCGAAGACCGTAGCCCCATTGGTTCTTTCCAATCCGTCGGCGACTTTACGCAAAATCGATGTAAATCCTTGTCCATAGAAAATGTTATCGCCTAAGATGAGCGCAACACTATCTTGCCCGATAAAATCCTCAGCAATTGTGAAGGCTTCAGCAATTCCGTTGGCTTCTTTTTGTACTGCGTACTGAAGATTAATGCCATACTCACTTCCATCGCCAAGCAAGGTCTGAAACCGTTCGTGATCATCTGGCGTTGTAATCAGCATAATATCGTCAATACCAGCCAGCATCAATACAGATAACGGATAATAAATCATCGGCTTTTGATAGATCGGGAGCAGATGCTTGTTATTTACAAGTGTCAACGGATAAAGTCTCGTCCCTTTACCCCCCGCAAGTACGATACCTTTCATATTACAGTCCCCCTGTCAAAAACAACTTTTTACATAGGATGAGCAACAAGAGACCATTTTATCCTACCGTTTGCTACAATTAAGACTTTTAGCGGATATTACCCTGTATCTAAATCTTTCAAACAACAAAAAACCGCTCTCCAATTGTCTTTGGAGAGCGGTTTTTAGCTTTATAAGGCTGGCTGTTTAATCGTTAATTTCAGTTCGTAGTTATTGACTTGGAATGCTGCCATATGATCAACATGATTGATATCTAGACTATTAACCAAAATATTTTCCCGAATCAATTGTTCGTTCTGTCTAACAGCTTGCTTAACATGATCATCTCCGTCCATGACAATGTCAACGCGCAAGTCAA encodes:
- the rfbA gene encoding glucose-1-phosphate thymidylyltransferase RfbA, translated to MKGIVLAGGKGTRLYPLTLVNNKHLLPIYQKPMIYYPLSVLMLAGIDDIMLITTPDDHERFQTLLGDGSEYGINLQYAVQKEANGIAEAFTIAEDFIGQDSVALILGDNIFYGQGFTSILRKVADGLERTNGATVFGHRVKDPERFGVVDFDDHKRVLSIEEKPKQPKSDFAVTGLYFYDNQVVEYAKSLKPSHRGELEITDLNNLYREQGQLHVELLGRGFVWMDVGTHEYLHEASEFMKNIELRQGFKVACLEEIAYYMGNINQEQLTTRAEQYKNNAYGQYLFDIAKSKHRQQYWDPIFGGHHGDFGWMENAE
- a CDS encoding glycosyltransferase family 2 protein, whose product is MTTTSYKPDISVVAPVYGCASCLKELYQRLRNTLEPITPHFEVILVNDQSPDEAWPVMQQLCDQDIRIKAIALSRNFGQHHAITAGLDYTKGDWVVVMDCDLQDQPEEIPKLYEQAQTGYDIVFARRTERKDRFFKRLSSKMFYALYSYLTDEPFDHTIANFSICSRQVINEVITLREQSRSYPLSLKWLGFRWTAVNVEHAERHSGQSSYSLKKLLRFALDSITSQSNKPLRLSIKFGFMVALISFLYGCFLIYKYLFLYQPVAGWTSVMVSIYFIGGLLFANLGIIGLYIGKVFDETKARPLYVIRSKIGFDEEPVRMLKQKGERYEQSD
- the rffA gene encoding dTDP-4-amino-4,6-dideoxygalactose transaminase, yielding MIPFNRPAVTGHEEQYVLSAINHGGLSGDGAYTKKCEKWLESHTKAYKALLTPSCTHALELSAVLLDIREGDEVIMPSYTFTSTANAFALRGARIVFVDIRPDTLNINEQLIEAAITERTKAVVVVHYAGVACDMAQVMAVADQYQLYVVEDAAQGVMSTYMDRPLGGIGHLGCYSFHETKNYTSGEGGALLVNDPSLADRAEIIREKGTNRKQFLRGQVDKYSWVDIGSSLLPSDLNAAYLYAQLEHAEAINEQRLGHWERYNEALQDLNRDQIIDLPYIPPECVHNAHMFYVKTADLAERTALMSHLKAHDITASFHYVPLHTAAAGKKYGVFSGEDLHTTKESQRLLRLPMYYGLSDQDIDYVADVVHQFYNHS
- a CDS encoding EamA family transporter produces the protein MGYIYIIGTIVFTVYGQLILKWRMNQTEGLPEDLWDKFLFLFKLVFDPFVFSGLAAAFVAALFWMAAMTKFAISYAYPFMSLSFVLVVFLSAMVFNESIGWLKVIGLLLVISGLIVSSQSA
- a CDS encoding GNAT family N-acetyltransferase, which produces MNKVIETPWDERALGYKTYEVATCDTETLNAIKGLDGHFSIKVPPLVSKELLHKHGFYYCDTLLEPVCDRGGFTPVYEQFVSVKQVEQVDTLTPMCRNTFTYDRFHRDFHIDPEQADQRYVNWLYDIADSGGVLALYYKQELAGFFAYHDERILLHALKPTFRGRGMAKYFWSEACRHLFSLGHSSLSSSVSAANLPVVNLYHSLGFTFKEVVDVYHKVQP
- the rfbB gene encoding dTDP-glucose 4,6-dehydratase translates to MLNNDSGRTVLVTGGSGFIGSNFILYYLDQHPQDTIINMDKLTYAGNADRLQAVEQHPNYQFIKGDIGDSEILEQVFTNYGITDLIHFAAESHVDNAIHEPDPFIKTNLLGTYELLKKAKRHWIDRGQSKEGRFHHISTDEVYGTLRPDETAFLETSPYTPNNPYSASKAGAAMLVRSYQQTYGLDAVITNCSNNYGPRQHSEKLIPTIIRKALAEQAIPIYGDGKQVRDWLHVKDHCRAVDLVFHHGQSGEVYNIGGRNEQYNIHIAEKICELLDEYQSVRSSANIGSYRDLITFVQDRPGHDRRYSINPEKIENELRWKAEIPLADGLRETVAWYIDNNIV